One Drosophila subpulchrella strain 33 F10 #4 breed RU33 chromosome 2R, RU_Dsub_v1.1 Primary Assembly, whole genome shotgun sequence genomic window, CAGCTCACCGTCCTTCAGGGTTCCGACCTTCTCGAAGAAGCAGTTGGCGAAGCACTTGATGTTCTCGGTGGGGTTCTCGAAGTCCTTGGCCTTGACCTTGGCCTTCTCCTCCTCGGTCAGATTCAGTTCAGCGGAGCACTGCTCGCCATGCTGCTTGGCCAAGGCCTTCTGATCCTCGGTCAGTTCGATGGGCTGgaatgaaaaatatataggaaaatgtattatatataatgatcTCAATAGCAAAAAGGACATTTATTTTCGAATGTTTAtgaaacaaatataaatatatgtatatgtatatgtatagtACTTTTCTTATAAATATCATGAAGTCGTGTCCTCAAAATTCTAttttcgaaataataataagattAAATCACCAAATCATAGGATTCTAGTTAGTTTTAGAATTTTTCGGACTTGTGAATTgatcttaaatttaaaatgttaattgaTATTCATGAGTGATCTTAACTTTCTTAACCTAGAACCAAACTCACCGAGGCAACAGCCAGAGCCACAAACAAAGCACTCAAAGCGATCACAAAGTAGGAGTTCATGTTGAGAATTGCTATGACTTGCTAGAACGTTTGGGGAAGTTCTGATGCCGGCTTGGGATGTGATCGCGGCTTTTATACCCGCATTCGCGGTCAATAAAAGCCGGTTTCTCTTTACGTCCCCGGGCAATGATCCATCTAAGCCCAGCTGATGgttttgatttttgttttggttttaggttttgttttgtattttgtgTCTCTCCCATTTCCCTTGGCCTAGCTcaggttttttattttactatttgattttttttttttgcatctAGGCGAGTACTTTCGTCTATTTGTGGCCTGCGGCCAGGTAGACAATCCAAAGTTATGGTCGCTATGAAAGCATGGTTCATTAAACCGCCTTCTCCTTCGCCGGCCGGGGGAATCGAATCAATTATACAAATAGAACGCAGACGTGGTACAGACAGGGACGCCTCGAGTGGTCTCGAGATCGTAGGTCGCTCGAGTTACACGTACAATCGCAGACGGACTTCGAGTTTGGGGAGTTGGAGTTGCGGCTGCTCACTCATTATCGCGGCACTCTATCAAAAACTTTCCACTGCTGATGCCACCAGCCCCATTCCAGGTGGCAGATCCCAAGCTCAGGCCAAGAAGAACCATCCGACAATGCCCCACAGTCGGATTCTGATTCAGATATATATCTTAGGATCTGGGCGAAGAGGTGTGGCGCGTATTGAAAGTTGAGAAGCGCAAGGAGAcagacgacgacgacgacgacggcaaagttttttcatttgaatCCTATTATTTCAGCGTAGTTGTAATCTTATTATCCACGAGATGACAGCAAAAT contains:
- the LOC119551522 gene encoding general odorant-binding protein 56a, with the translated sequence MNSYFVIALSALFVALAVASPIELTEDQKALAKQHGEQCSAELNLTEEEKAKVKAKDFENPTENIKCFANCFFEKVGTLKDGELQESVVLEKLGSFIGEEKTKEALEKCRSIKGENKCETAVKLHKCFESFKHAPEVKA